One window of the Streptomyces sp. ITFR-21 genome contains the following:
- a CDS encoding helix-turn-helix transcriptional regulator codes for MPRWQSGAALVPHDSAPDEAPGLPVLLRGWRARADAPLGKPLTQAEVALRVGMSERWYRDLERGAVLRLDPRVLGLLADTLGLDADERATLYFYALGGNPYATSPRPEDADGRSALQGLVNFQMPRPAYLADSSWNIAGYNQAMAEWFPWVREPGASVLEWALTTGEAREQLIDWPWHARMYLAMIRYAMAQHPDDSRLAALLDRVLLDPACQELWRGRTCVVASRDGHRARLRLPHVAPAVFDVVSQVLIPARSQNLRLVTIT; via the coding sequence ATGCCAAGATGGCAATCCGGTGCAGCGCTCGTTCCTCACGATTCCGCCCCGGACGAAGCACCCGGGCTGCCCGTACTGCTCCGCGGTTGGCGTGCTCGCGCCGACGCCCCTCTCGGCAAGCCGCTCACCCAGGCCGAGGTCGCGCTCCGGGTCGGCATGAGCGAACGGTGGTACCGCGACCTGGAGCGCGGCGCGGTGCTGCGTCTCGACCCGCGGGTCCTGGGCCTGCTGGCGGACACCCTGGGGCTGGACGCGGACGAGCGCGCCACCTTGTACTTCTACGCCCTGGGCGGCAACCCGTACGCGACGAGCCCGCGCCCGGAGGACGCCGACGGGCGGTCCGCGCTGCAGGGCCTGGTGAATTTCCAGATGCCGCGGCCGGCGTATCTGGCCGACAGCTCCTGGAACATCGCCGGCTACAACCAGGCCATGGCCGAGTGGTTTCCCTGGGTGCGGGAACCGGGAGCCAGCGTCCTCGAATGGGCGCTCACCACCGGGGAGGCGCGCGAGCAGCTGATCGACTGGCCGTGGCACGCACGGATGTACCTGGCCATGATCCGCTACGCGATGGCGCAGCATCCCGACGACTCCAGGCTGGCGGCACTGCTCGACCGGGTGCTGCTCGACCCCGCCTGCCAGGAGCTGTGGCGAGGACGGACGTGTGTGGTGGCCAGCCGGGACGGCCACCGCGCCCGCCTGCGTCTGCCGCATGTCGCCCCCGCGGTCTTCGACGTGGTCTCGCAGGTTCTGATACCTGCCAGATCCCAGAACCTGCGATTAGTCACCATCACCTGA
- a CDS encoding 3-oxoacyl-ACP synthase III family protein: MHSIGILSTGSYLPERVVRNAEIAEQAGVDPAWIERKTGIRERRRAAPEQATSDLAAVAADRALLAAGLRAGDIDLIVVATSTPDHPQPATASIVQHLTGAERAAAVDVNAVCSGFVYALAMAEGLLRSRGGDGHALVIGADIYSRILDHRDRRTAVLFGDGAGAVVVGPVAGADGFIGTRLRGHGDGHRLISVPAGGSRKPPSEQTVRDGEHYFTMDGRGVRDFVTGEVPEAVAQLLRDCGLGTDEVDHLVPHQANGVLLRELWPALKLPRAALHLTVEHCANTGSASVPVTLDAAHRAGDLRKGDTVLLAGFGGGMNTGLALCRWTATAAADPVRDADPRAGGPGERPTSRV; this comes from the coding sequence ATGCATTCCATCGGCATCCTCAGCACCGGCTCCTACCTTCCTGAACGCGTGGTCCGGAACGCGGAGATCGCGGAACAGGCCGGGGTGGACCCCGCCTGGATCGAACGCAAGACGGGCATCCGCGAGCGGCGCCGAGCGGCACCGGAACAGGCCACCTCCGACCTCGCGGCCGTCGCCGCGGACCGGGCGCTGCTGGCCGCCGGCCTCCGCGCGGGCGACATCGACCTCATCGTGGTCGCCACCTCCACGCCGGACCACCCGCAACCGGCGACCGCCAGCATCGTGCAGCACCTGACAGGGGCCGAACGGGCCGCCGCCGTCGACGTCAACGCCGTGTGCAGCGGTTTCGTCTACGCTCTCGCCATGGCCGAGGGCCTACTGCGGTCCCGGGGCGGCGACGGGCACGCGCTGGTGATCGGCGCCGACATCTACTCGCGCATCCTCGACCACCGCGACCGCAGGACCGCGGTCCTGTTCGGCGACGGAGCCGGGGCGGTGGTCGTCGGCCCCGTCGCCGGAGCGGACGGCTTCATCGGGACACGGCTGCGCGGACACGGTGACGGGCACCGGCTGATCAGCGTGCCGGCCGGCGGAAGCCGCAAGCCGCCCTCGGAGCAGACGGTCCGCGACGGTGAGCACTACTTCACGATGGACGGCCGCGGCGTGCGCGACTTCGTCACCGGCGAAGTCCCCGAAGCCGTGGCTCAGTTGCTGAGGGACTGCGGACTCGGCACCGACGAGGTCGACCATCTGGTCCCGCACCAGGCCAACGGCGTACTGCTGCGCGAACTTTGGCCGGCCCTGAAGCTGCCACGTGCCGCCCTGCACCTCACGGTGGAGCACTGCGCCAACACAGGCTCCGCATCCGTGCCGGTCACCCTGGACGCCGCGCACCGGGCCGGGGACCTCAGGAAGGGCGACACGGTCCTGCTCGCCGGCTTCGGCGGGGGGATGAACACCGGTCTGGCGCTGTGCCGATGGACGGCGACGGCCGCCGCCGACCCGGTGCGCGACGCGGATCCGCGCGCCGGCGGACCGGGCGAGCGGCCGACCTCGCGCGTCTGA
- a CDS encoding MFS transporter: MPSLLPDRGPRRLLAVATLINMTGYGVYLTAGVLYFTSIVRLPAAQVGIGLSVAGAVALVTGIPAGHLADRRGARGTYAVTLLLGAAAMAGLCLAHGFWTFLVFASLGSIAQAAGPAARSPLVREYGGERPAEYRAYLRSVTNIGISVGALLAGWGVQVDSKSAYLLLIAGSAVASAACAGVVLLMPPVEPGPAGTGPRWIALRDRPYLLLTVLDGVMAVQYRVLTAAVPLWLIGETSAPRWSVSGVMLVNTAIVVLFQVRASRSIDTPRAGGVAFRRAGLAFLISCALISLLPGAPTWLVMALLLAAVAVHTVGEIWQAAGGFEVSFALAPAHAVGQYQGLFGMGLGLGTTIGPVLLISLCIDWGRPGWWVVGALFAVTGLAVPATVRWAERARPLPADRTDPAEALA; the protein is encoded by the coding sequence ATGCCCAGTTTACTTCCCGACCGCGGTCCACGCCGTCTTCTCGCGGTCGCCACGCTGATCAACATGACCGGCTACGGGGTCTATCTGACCGCGGGCGTCCTGTACTTCACCAGCATCGTGCGACTGCCCGCCGCCCAGGTCGGCATCGGCCTGAGCGTCGCCGGCGCGGTGGCGCTGGTTACGGGGATTCCGGCCGGCCACCTGGCCGACCGGCGGGGAGCGCGCGGGACCTACGCGGTGACGCTGCTGCTCGGGGCCGCCGCCATGGCCGGGCTCTGCCTGGCCCACGGATTCTGGACCTTCCTGGTCTTCGCCTCGCTGGGGAGTATCGCCCAGGCGGCCGGTCCGGCGGCCCGCAGCCCGCTGGTCCGGGAGTACGGCGGCGAGCGGCCGGCCGAGTACCGCGCCTACCTGCGGTCCGTCACCAATATCGGCATCTCGGTGGGCGCCCTGCTCGCGGGCTGGGGTGTCCAGGTCGACAGCAAGAGCGCCTACCTGCTGCTCATCGCCGGCAGTGCCGTCGCCTCCGCGGCCTGCGCCGGGGTGGTGCTGCTGATGCCGCCGGTGGAGCCCGGTCCCGCGGGGACCGGGCCGCGGTGGATCGCGCTGCGCGACCGCCCGTACCTGCTGCTGACCGTCCTTGACGGTGTGATGGCCGTCCAGTACCGGGTGCTCACCGCCGCCGTGCCGCTCTGGCTGATCGGCGAGACCTCGGCCCCGCGCTGGTCGGTCTCCGGGGTGATGCTGGTGAACACCGCGATCGTGGTGCTGTTCCAGGTCCGGGCGAGCCGCAGTATCGACACGCCCCGGGCCGGCGGTGTCGCCTTCCGGCGCGCCGGGCTGGCCTTCCTGATCTCCTGCGCGCTGATCTCGCTGCTGCCCGGGGCACCCACCTGGCTGGTGATGGCGCTTCTGCTGGCCGCGGTCGCCGTCCACACGGTCGGCGAGATCTGGCAGGCCGCCGGCGGCTTCGAGGTCTCCTTCGCGCTCGCCCCGGCCCACGCGGTGGGCCAGTACCAGGGACTGTTCGGGATGGGCCTCGGACTCGGTACGACCATCGGACCGGTGCTGTTGATATCGCTGTGCATCGACTGGGGAAGGCCCGGCTGGTGGGTCGTCGGCGCGCTCTTCGCCGTCACCGGCCTCGCCGTTCCGGCCACGGTGCGGTGGGCCGAGCGCGCCCGGCCGCTGCCGGCGGACCGGACCGACCCGGCCGAGGCGCTCGCCTGA
- a CDS encoding TetR/AcrR family transcriptional regulator: MAARAGLTVERLVRAGAELADEVGFEQVTVSAVARRFDVKVASLYSHLENSQDLKTGIALLALEELADRAADALAGRAGKDALAAFANAYRDYAREHPGRYAATRFRLGPQVAAASAGGRHAQMTRAILRGYDLAEPDQTHAVRMLGSFFHGFVGLELGGGFSHSAPDAQETWSRMLDVLDELLRNWPAP, translated from the coding sequence ATGGCGGCGCGCGCGGGGCTGACCGTGGAGCGGCTGGTCCGGGCGGGAGCCGAGCTCGCGGACGAGGTCGGCTTCGAGCAGGTGACCGTCTCGGCGGTGGCCAGGCGGTTCGACGTGAAGGTCGCGAGCCTGTACTCGCATCTGGAGAACTCGCAGGACCTCAAGACCGGGATCGCCCTGTTGGCCCTGGAGGAACTCGCCGACCGGGCCGCCGACGCGCTGGCCGGGCGGGCCGGGAAGGACGCCCTGGCCGCCTTCGCCAACGCCTACCGCGACTACGCCCGCGAGCACCCCGGCCGCTACGCCGCGACCCGGTTCCGGCTCGGCCCGCAGGTCGCCGCCGCCAGCGCCGGCGGGCGGCACGCGCAGATGACGCGGGCGATCCTGCGCGGTTACGACCTGGCGGAGCCGGACCAGACGCACGCGGTCCGGATGCTGGGCAGCTTCTTCCACGGTTTCGTCGGCCTGGAGTTGGGCGGCGGCTTCAGCCACAGCGCCCCCGACGCGCAGGAGACCTGGTCACGGATGCTGGACGTCCTCGACGAACTGCTGCGGAACTGGCCCGCGCCCTGA
- a CDS encoding GDSL-type esterase/lipase family protein, producing the protein MRTDEHHWTTTPVTTPITADLVRGALELERTEDGVLPHRLPARARAQCADPQLAQAESQPSGVRLAFRTRATAVELDTRPTKRVYTGAPPRPDGVYDLLVDGRPAGQGSVAGGNTLTIDMAAGTTELTAGPIGTLSFTGLPGGEKDVEIWLPHNETTELVALRTDAPVRPAPQRGRKVWLHHGSSISHGSDAAGPTTTWPARAAALGGVELINLGLGGSALLDPFTARTLRDTPADLISVKIGINLVNADLMRMRAFGPAVHGFLDTVREGHPTVPLLVVSPILCPIHEDTPGPGAIDLDAFSAGKLVLRATGDPAERASGKLTLTTIREELARIVGQRRAEDPNLHYLDGRDLYGQADFAELPLPDQLHPDAATHHRIGERFARLAFAADGPLDPHRT; encoded by the coding sequence ATGCGCACCGACGAACACCACTGGACCACCACGCCCGTCACCACCCCCATCACCGCGGACCTCGTGCGCGGCGCCCTCGAACTCGAACGCACCGAGGACGGCGTCCTGCCGCACCGGCTGCCGGCCCGTGCCCGAGCCCAGTGCGCCGATCCGCAGCTGGCCCAGGCCGAGTCGCAGCCCTCCGGCGTACGGCTCGCCTTCCGTACCCGGGCCACCGCCGTCGAGCTGGACACGCGGCCCACCAAGCGGGTCTACACCGGTGCCCCGCCGCGCCCGGACGGCGTGTACGACCTGCTCGTCGACGGCCGGCCGGCCGGGCAGGGCAGTGTGGCCGGCGGCAACACCCTGACCATCGACATGGCCGCCGGGACCACCGAGCTGACGGCCGGTCCGATCGGCACCCTCAGCTTCACCGGGCTGCCCGGCGGCGAGAAGGACGTCGAGATCTGGCTGCCGCACAACGAGACCACCGAGCTCGTCGCCCTGCGCACCGACGCCCCCGTCCGGCCCGCGCCGCAGCGGGGCCGCAAGGTGTGGCTGCACCACGGCAGTTCGATCAGCCACGGCTCCGACGCCGCCGGTCCCACCACCACCTGGCCCGCCCGCGCGGCCGCCCTCGGCGGCGTGGAGCTGATCAACCTGGGGCTGGGCGGCAGCGCCCTGCTTGACCCGTTCACCGCCCGCACCCTGCGCGACACCCCCGCCGACCTGATCAGCGTCAAGATCGGCATCAACCTGGTCAACGCCGACCTGATGCGGATGCGCGCCTTCGGCCCGGCCGTCCACGGCTTCCTCGACACCGTCCGCGAGGGGCATCCCACCGTGCCGCTGCTGGTCGTCTCGCCCATCCTGTGCCCCATCCACGAAGACACCCCGGGCCCCGGCGCCATCGATCTCGACGCGTTCAGCGCCGGAAAGCTGGTGCTCCGGGCCACGGGCGATCCGGCCGAACGCGCGAGCGGGAAACTGACCCTCACCACCATCCGGGAGGAGCTGGCCCGGATCGTCGGGCAGCGCCGGGCCGAGGACCCGAACCTGCACTACCTTGACGGGCGCGACCTCTACGGCCAGGCCGACTTCGCCGAACTGCCGCTGCCCGACCAGCTCCACCCGGATGCCGCCACCCACCACCGCATCGGCGAACGCTTCGCCCGACTGGCCTTCGCCGCCGACGGCCCCCTCGACCCCCACCGCACCTGA
- a CDS encoding lamin tail domain-containing protein gives MRTRWRRRASITAVALTFLALGLSGAPASAQSKAQAQPTVRINEVESSGGSPGDWVELVSTGTAAVDVSKWVVKDSDDSHSYKIAKNTSIAPGAFLALDVDPSYGLGDEDSARLFAADGSLVDSYSWTNHAATTYGRCPDVTGALLPGAGGDALGGAGNQRLLVGAELAR, from the coding sequence ATGCGTACGCGTTGGCGTAGACGAGCTTCGATCACCGCCGTCGCCCTGACCTTCCTCGCCCTCGGGCTGTCCGGTGCCCCGGCATCCGCGCAGTCCAAGGCCCAAGCCCAGCCGACGGTGCGGATCAACGAGGTCGAGTCGAGCGGCGGCAGCCCGGGTGACTGGGTCGAGCTGGTCAGCACCGGGACCGCCGCGGTCGACGTGTCGAAATGGGTCGTGAAGGACAGCGACGACTCCCACTCGTACAAGATCGCCAAGAACACGTCGATCGCCCCGGGCGCTTTCCTGGCGTTGGACGTCGATCCGTCGTACGGGCTCGGCGACGAGGACTCGGCACGGCTGTTCGCCGCGGACGGTTCGCTGGTCGACTCCTACTCCTGGACCAACCACGCCGCGACCACGTACGGCCGTTGCCCCGACGTTACGGGCGCGTTACTCCCGGGTGCAGGCGGCGATGCACTCGGCGGCGCCGGCAATCAGCGGCTGCTCGTCGGCGCAGAGCTCGCACGGTGA